One window from the genome of Armatimonadota bacterium encodes:
- a CDS encoding DUF3006 domain-containing protein — MTDKKLCAFVDRVENGYAVVLLEEDGQQIDWPVEKLPPEAVEGAVLTIIVRVENNA, encoded by the coding sequence ATGACTGACAAGAAACTGTGCGCGTTTGTGGATAGAGTCGAAAACGGATATGCCGTTGTCCTGCTGGAGGAAGACGGACAACAGATCGACTGGCCGGTTGAAAAATTGCCCCCGGAAGCTGTCGAGGGAGCCGTGCTGACTATCATCGTGCGCGTTGAAAATAATGCATAG
- a CDS encoding FHA domain-containing protein: MSAGAACAATKINVEKKGSYVYWLTCKNALGEIQTTLPAVFKGKGTILDTKDLPVKFTCAKLFVMNKKTGNMAIVDYAAPKDAKSAKPIDLKSDDFQYVRSVRLKIVTEDGAPVARGIVHITDGMGTDMNTVLTPADQGYASFSDVATGEISVKVDAEGLKKTKDSDIELPEKRDTLGFERDIKVSGDVDSLPAEAAAATNDHSAKPAAKPGAESYILPSIVGVIFIAIIIAVFYSIFKSKGITAGEALKKMGVELPGDQAANVPAPEPQSPVDPNICQFCGQRKDANGNCACTIAPGASPFGGQSQSAGPRLIGTQGAYAAQIFDIPAGSSVIGREASNQISLTGDSTASRRHATITSANGEYTIRDEGSSNGTFVNGARITEQKLTPGDEIQIGGSKFRFES, from the coding sequence ATGAGCGCTGGGGCAGCATGCGCCGCGACAAAGATCAATGTCGAGAAAAAAGGCAGCTATGTCTACTGGCTGACCTGCAAGAACGCTTTAGGCGAGATTCAGACCACACTGCCTGCCGTCTTTAAGGGCAAAGGCACTATTCTGGATACAAAGGACCTTCCGGTCAAGTTTACATGTGCAAAGCTCTTTGTGATGAACAAGAAGACCGGGAATATGGCGATTGTGGACTACGCTGCCCCCAAGGACGCAAAATCAGCCAAGCCGATAGACCTCAAGTCGGATGATTTTCAGTATGTCCGCAGTGTCAGGCTCAAGATCGTGACGGAGGACGGCGCGCCTGTTGCGAGAGGAATCGTTCACATAACCGATGGCATGGGCACTGATATGAACACTGTGCTCACCCCGGCAGATCAGGGTTATGCGTCATTTAGCGATGTCGCGACGGGTGAGATCAGCGTAAAAGTAGATGCCGAAGGTCTCAAGAAGACAAAAGACTCGGATATTGAGCTTCCCGAAAAACGCGACACTCTCGGCTTTGAGCGAGATATAAAGGTTTCGGGCGATGTGGACTCTCTGCCTGCCGAGGCAGCCGCAGCGACTAATGATCATTCTGCCAAGCCTGCAGCTAAGCCCGGAGCGGAGTCGTATATACTGCCGAGTATTGTTGGAGTTATCTTCATCGCGATAATAATTGCGGTGTTTTACTCTATCTTCAAGTCTAAGGGGATCACAGCAGGTGAGGCGCTCAAGAAGATGGGTGTGGAACTGCCAGGGGACCAAGCGGCGAATGTGCCTGCTCCTGAGCCGCAGAGCCCCGTCGATCCGAATATATGCCAGTTCTGCGGCCAGAGAAAAGACGCGAACGGCAATTGCGCCTGCACTATTGCTCCCGGCGCATCGCCATTCGGCGGACAGTCTCAGTCCGCAGGTCCGAGGCTGATCGGAACACAGGGCGCATATGCCGCGCAGATTTTCGATATACCGGCGGGCAGCTCCGTGATCGGGCGAGAAGCTTCAAATCAGATTTCCCTGACAGGCGACAGCACAGCATCCAGGCGGCATGCCACCATCACATCGGCGAACGGCGAGTATACGATCCGCGATGAGGGCAGTTCTAATGGGACGTTCGTCAACGGCGCTCGCATAACAGAGCAAAAACTGACTCCCGGCGACGAGATTCAGATCGGCGGGTCCAAGTTTAGGTTTGAAAGCTAA
- a CDS encoding NAD(P)H-hydrate dehydratase — MGFGTRIVTVQQMRDLDRRATEEFGIPSILLMENAGRAVYEAAVELLGSVELRDIVIVAGPGNNGGDGFVTARFMHNAGANVKIFYFGERQSAKGDALTNIEIAEKIGLEIDYSKDIDALSRAIKSSHLVIDALLGTGVRGELRLEAAQVVGAMNRRRCPLIAVDIPSGIDADTGKPLGPPLGREHVLEESVIADVTVTLALPKVGLITEGDGAWHTGKLIIAEISMPSEAVNTTDVPFTYVNESPAGLPPRSMFAHKGNMGHLAIVAGSIGMTGAATLAAEGALRIGTGLVTVAVPESLNDIMEVKLTEAMTIPVPEGKSRAFGMASLDKVLEIIEKRDAVVIGPGFGRDEDTIAFTLELIKHIDKPAIIDADALFAISTDLSVLKNCKAPLVLTPHPGEMATLLGTSIDKVQSNRLEAARSFAQEQGVTLVLKGARTVIAEPGGMAFINLSGTPGMATGGTGDVLSGMIGGLLAREPDGLTWMQACSAVYYHGRAGELAAEKLGAEAMLASDLADNISAAIIEEMDESEKE, encoded by the coding sequence ATGGGGTTCGGCACACGGATTGTAACTGTGCAGCAGATGCGCGACCTCGACAGACGCGCAACTGAAGAGTTCGGAATTCCGAGCATTCTGCTTATGGAGAATGCCGGTCGAGCTGTATATGAAGCGGCTGTAGAGTTACTCGGCAGTGTAGAGCTTAGGGATATAGTTATAGTTGCCGGGCCTGGTAACAACGGCGGCGACGGCTTTGTGACAGCGCGTTTTATGCACAACGCGGGCGCAAACGTAAAAATATTCTATTTTGGCGAGAGGCAGTCAGCCAAAGGGGATGCGCTCACAAATATCGAGATTGCAGAGAAGATCGGCCTGGAGATCGACTATTCTAAAGATATAGACGCTCTTAGCCGGGCGATTAAGTCAAGCCATCTTGTGATTGATGCCCTGCTGGGGACGGGTGTAAGGGGTGAATTAAGACTTGAGGCTGCGCAGGTCGTCGGTGCGATGAATCGCAGAAGATGCCCGTTGATCGCTGTGGATATTCCATCCGGCATAGATGCGGATACCGGTAAACCTCTCGGGCCACCTCTTGGTCGCGAACACGTTCTAGAAGAGTCCGTCATAGCAGATGTTACCGTGACATTAGCATTGCCCAAAGTCGGTTTGATTACGGAGGGCGACGGGGCATGGCATACGGGAAAACTCATAATTGCCGAAATAAGCATGCCTTCGGAAGCTGTAAATACGACTGATGTTCCTTTCACATATGTCAATGAGAGTCCTGCAGGATTGCCGCCGCGCAGTATGTTTGCTCATAAGGGCAATATGGGGCATCTGGCGATTGTTGCCGGTTCGATCGGTATGACCGGTGCAGCGACTCTAGCCGCCGAAGGAGCGCTCAGGATCGGGACTGGGCTGGTAACAGTAGCCGTACCCGAATCGTTAAACGATATTATGGAAGTCAAGCTGACAGAGGCTATGACTATCCCGGTGCCCGAAGGCAAGTCCCGCGCATTTGGTATGGCTTCACTGGATAAGGTGCTTGAGATAATCGAAAAGCGCGATGCCGTAGTGATCGGCCCCGGATTTGGCAGAGATGAAGACACGATAGCCTTCACACTGGAGCTGATTAAGCATATAGATAAGCCTGCAATAATAGATGCCGACGCGCTATTTGCGATTTCTACGGATTTGAGCGTCTTAAAAAATTGTAAGGCTCCGCTTGTGTTGACGCCGCATCCGGGAGAGATGGCCACTTTGTTAGGAACGTCTATCGATAAAGTGCAGTCAAATAGATTAGAGGCCGCGCGATCATTTGCGCAAGAACAAGGTGTGACGCTCGTTCTTAAGGGCGCGCGAACCGTAATTGCCGAACCCGGAGGAATGGCGTTTATAAATCTGTCCGGCACGCCCGGTATGGCAACCGGCGGGACGGGTGACGTATTATCCGGCATGATAGGCGGGCTGCTTGCGCGAGAGCCTGATGGGCTGACATGGATGCAGGCTTGCAGCGCGGTCTATTATCATGGCCGGGCTGGAGAGTTGGCAGCGGAAAAGCTCGGAGCGGAAGCCATGCTTGCCTCAGACCTGGCGGACAACATCAGCGCGGCCATAATAGAAGAGATGGATGAATCAGAAAAGGAGTGA
- the acpS gene encoding holo-ACP synthase: MPILGVGTDIVETERIRDAMEREASFARRVFTQAELDYSLAKQSKYLHLAARFAAKEAVAKALGRSFSWQDVEVVNNALGRPEVKLHGEAKGAAGKAKVHLSVSHTKNYASAVVVVEDES; the protein is encoded by the coding sequence ATGCCGATATTAGGTGTAGGGACGGATATAGTAGAGACCGAGCGTATTCGAGATGCCATGGAGCGCGAAGCAAGTTTCGCTCGCCGCGTGTTCACGCAGGCCGAACTGGACTACTCGCTCGCTAAGCAGTCGAAGTATCTCCATCTTGCCGCCAGGTTTGCCGCAAAAGAGGCCGTGGCAAAGGCTCTCGGTAGATCGTTTTCTTGGCAGGATGTAGAGGTTGTCAATAATGCACTTGGCAGGCCGGAGGTCAAGCTGCACGGTGAGGCAAAGGGTGCCGCGGGCAAAGCAAAAGTGCACTTGAGTGTGTCGCATACAAAAAATTACGCCAGCGCGGTTGTGGTTGTGGAGGATGAGAGTTGA
- a CDS encoding CheB methylesterase domain-containing protein, whose protein sequence is MQISDSLIPAHNNTGLVVVIAASTGGPQALTQILPRFPSSFPGTIIVIQQIRNGFTRVLADILNQTCNLPVHEPVDGQALQPSRILMTPSNCRLTLSANDFGAPGWQVLVENVEDLPEERRWRVDHTMTSIADTFGKRAVGVLLTGIGTDGREGLRAIHSAGGTTIAQDSASSVVFDLPSYAIEAGIVHETLPLWSIADRIIELAKENADAIAA, encoded by the coding sequence ATGCAGATCTCCGATTCTTTAATACCTGCCCATAACAACACCGGACTGGTTGTGGTCATAGCTGCAAGCACTGGAGGACCACAGGCGCTCACGCAGATATTGCCTCGATTCCCGTCCAGCTTTCCCGGCACGATAATCGTCATCCAGCAGATACGAAACGGTTTCACGCGCGTGCTTGCGGATATACTCAATCAGACCTGCAATTTGCCCGTTCACGAGCCTGTCGATGGACAAGCCCTGCAGCCGTCGCGAATTTTGATGACACCCAGCAACTGCCGCTTGACACTATCAGCAAATGACTTCGGCGCACCAGGCTGGCAAGTACTTGTCGAGAATGTAGAGGATCTGCCTGAAGAACGCCGCTGGCGGGTAGATCACACAATGACCTCAATTGCTGATACGTTTGGCAAGCGAGCTGTTGGCGTGTTGCTTACCGGCATTGGGACGGACGGGCGAGAAGGACTTCGCGCAATCCACAGCGCCGGAGGGACCACAATTGCGCAGGATTCGGCTTCAAGTGTTGTCTTCGACCTGCCCTCGTATGCAATCGAAGCGGGCATTGTTCATGAGACGCTGCCGCTGTGGAGCATCGCCGACCGTATAATCGAGCTTGCAAAGGAGAACGCCGATGCAATCGCTGCCTAA
- a CDS encoding FHA domain-containing protein, which translates to MARIVKYTFAAMFGAVVAWTLMEPTPLMPDDGRSIGYGSIVAIGLISGLIIGLMLGIAEGLSGLSPRDAAKSAILGALVGAAGGMVGLAMGNAFYNGMYQLAGAGAPAQQLPSDIPAQARPASSIMPGPLSFVLLLIGRGFGWALIGMFIGLSQGIATFSTKKMVNGAIGGLIGGGIGGSVFEILAWMNRGGAANFPPGMIRFISFAITGGAIGLFIGFIEEVAKQAWLMRLVGRNEGKEYSLYKQITTIGRSEQADIPIFSDPDVSERHAAISVEGGRYYVEDMGSTYGTKVDSQAITKHALRDSDVIEIGKTKFVFHDKASAPRYVQSGPPVIDAVQIPSSDRICPFCGSIKDAAGNCECTVGAQSPVQNMQQTIQQTVQQPAQQPTIQQPAQPQGQPYFFGDPDQAPAQPQQPSAQAQGARLTAISGTYAGNTYVLGSGQTEIGRDAAKPIGLPNDSTVSRNHARIAQEVTCYVLYDAGSTNGTYVNGNKIQRQELKPGDIVQIGNTKFRFDI; encoded by the coding sequence ATGGCACGGATAGTTAAATACACATTTGCAGCGATGTTTGGGGCTGTGGTCGCCTGGACTTTGATGGAGCCTACGCCTTTGATGCCCGATGACGGCAGATCTATAGGCTATGGCTCAATAGTGGCTATCGGGCTGATTTCGGGACTCATAATCGGTCTGATGCTGGGGATAGCCGAGGGTTTGTCGGGTCTTTCACCAAGGGATGCGGCGAAAAGCGCAATACTTGGAGCTTTAGTCGGGGCGGCAGGCGGCATGGTTGGCCTGGCTATGGGCAATGCATTTTATAACGGCATGTATCAACTGGCGGGTGCCGGCGCTCCCGCGCAGCAGTTGCCGTCCGATATACCTGCACAGGCGAGACCGGCGTCATCGATAATGCCTGGGCCGCTCTCTTTCGTGCTGCTGCTTATTGGTCGAGGATTTGGCTGGGCTCTGATCGGCATGTTTATTGGGCTGTCTCAGGGCATTGCGACATTCTCGACTAAGAAGATGGTCAACGGCGCGATAGGCGGGCTCATTGGAGGCGGCATCGGCGGATCGGTCTTTGAAATTCTCGCCTGGATGAACCGCGGCGGCGCTGCGAACTTCCCTCCCGGGATGATCCGGTTTATAAGCTTTGCTATTACCGGCGGCGCAATCGGTCTGTTTATAGGTTTTATTGAAGAAGTTGCCAAGCAGGCATGGCTTATGCGCCTGGTGGGTCGAAACGAGGGCAAGGAGTATTCTCTCTACAAACAGATTACCACCATCGGCAGGAGTGAACAGGCTGATATACCCATATTTTCCGATCCTGATGTATCAGAGCGTCATGCGGCGATCAGTGTTGAGGGCGGTCGATATTATGTTGAGGATATGGGGTCCACCTACGGGACAAAAGTCGACAGTCAGGCGATCACAAAACATGCTCTCAGAGACAGTGATGTGATCGAGATCGGCAAGACGAAATTTGTTTTCCATGACAAGGCCAGCGCTCCGAGATATGTTCAGTCCGGCCCTCCTGTAATCGATGCTGTACAGATACCCAGCTCTGACCGAATATGCCCGTTCTGCGGCTCGATAAAGGATGCGGCGGGCAATTGCGAGTGCACTGTGGGCGCGCAGTCGCCTGTTCAGAATATGCAGCAGACAATTCAACAGACGGTTCAGCAACCTGCTCAACAGCCGACAATTCAGCAGCCTGCCCAGCCTCAAGGGCAGCCGTATTTCTTTGGCGATCCGGATCAGGCTCCCGCGCAGCCGCAGCAGCCATCAGCTCAGGCACAGGGGGCAAGGCTTACTGCCATATCCGGCACATATGCGGGAAATACATATGTTTTGGGATCGGGGCAGACTGAGATAGGGCGAGACGCAGCCAAACCAATCGGCCTGCCGAACGACAGCACGGTGTCGCGAAACCATGCAAGAATTGCTCAGGAAGTAACGTGCTATG